In one window of Methanotorris formicicus Mc-S-70 DNA:
- a CDS encoding RNA-binding domain-containing protein produces the protein MIVKIKAKVKPTEDKEKVKRAILKIFPKVELEFNEEYSYWEGETKNIDRFKELLRSQAILDAARMVLENGVVGNYTRFFINKQAGYAGNVNFDRDIHGGIEVKIIGEDEDNLMKVIKDIAPRTKNGVIINEDEEYQLREDSE, from the coding sequence ATGATAGTTAAGATAAAGGCGAAGGTAAAACCAACAGAGGATAAAGAAAAGGTAAAAAGGGCAATACTAAAGATATTCCCAAAGGTAGAGTTGGAGTTTAATGAAGAATATAGTTATTGGGAAGGAGAAACAAAGAACATCGATAGGTTTAAAGAACTCTTAAGAAGTCAGGCAATTTTAGATGCGGCAAGGATGGTTTTGGAAAATGGGGTTGTTGGAAATTATACGAGGTTTTTTATCAACAAACAGGCGGGATATGCAGGTAATGTGAATTTTGATAGAGACATACACGGAGGAATTGAAGTTAAAATTATAGGAGAAGATGAAGATAATTTAATGAAGGTAATAAAAGATATAGCACCAAGAACCAAAAATGGAGTTATAATAAATGAGGATGAAGAATATCAACTACGAGAGGATTCTGAATGA